A stretch of DNA from Ctenopharyngodon idella isolate HZGC_01 chromosome 6, HZGC01, whole genome shotgun sequence:
tcatggttagttcataaatgaaccttattgtaaagtgttacctcaaATTAGATAAGCtgcttgaacacacatgttagatccagacaggtgaaacagaatatttttgtaagttggattcataaagacttgtttctgaaaaaatgattcagtgatagacacatttttaacaataaatttgttgtcacctagtggcgtaacaatgcaatcgatacagtcgttatttgaagtccagttactttcagaaggtaatttattatacataaacatcagcgtttctatctgaataataaacttttgtatacttCTGTTATAATTGGAATAGTcgcacagaaataatgatactgtacgtttgaaaatattgtttgtgaagctgtttatatctacaCATGACAACTCTCTTTAGATCAATGGCAGCGtgaacgcagatttgaatgtcgcgattttatttttgtcaaaggtttaatatacatgggcgaatcgttgtcatttaggaattagatcatgtgggtgatgaaaATGGAGAACgcgatcttttaaagattaatcgtgcagctttgggcacctctctctctatctctctctctctctgcattgaaaTCTGACATATATGAGTAGCGCGAGGGCTTTTCAGTtcattcattgctataatattcatgatgtgagatgtctctattaaaggatacgcTCCCCGCACTTCGCCCACCCATCACATCAGAACCGTTTTTGGAACCGAAACTTAGAAATCTTGCACGGTTCCggttcttttcaaaaaacactaccGGTTCCGAATGAGAACCGGTACCCCTGCCTTCAAGACTTGTTGCTTAACATATCAATATTGTATTTCCAACTGTTTTTAAGTGAAATGGCTTGTCAAGATGGGACCCTTTACCTGTCCAAAGTTGAAGAGCAACGTGATGGCATAGTAGAAATTCGAGTTGGCGCTGCCAGCGTATATCCACAGATGCCAGAGTACAGGAAAGAGCGCTGAGCACGCCAACAGCACACATGACACTAGAAAGATGTTTCTCAAaactgagaaagagagaaataaacAACACTCATTTCTACAATTCAATAAATGCatctgatttcattaaaaatctagCTAGCAGATTtcaacacactcacactcacacattcCAACACACgagctgacaacaactgtcacccaacgactttatttgaaaatggatgttgggaggaaattagattaaattttgaattaaatttaattaatttaataatgtatcgCTTTGCTCActatgtcatcaactatctgatattccgattctcaaatatgtgcaagtgagtgttttgtcatttaaaaacctataatatgaccttgatcttaatatataacgtgaattcatccatttgtcccGAAATACATATGGCCAGTGAACTGGGAGAATAATAGAGTGAGCgagctttatagttacttacacaatgtgtatctgataatacaattatatttgaatggattgttattgctgcttccatagacatcagtgtatatatCATTGGCTGTTGTGTCACGACacgtgacaccacaggatatcgagtcggccgacagctccagatatttagcatgctagatatttgtctggcgTCAGAGAGGTGTCGGCGACGTGTCAGCGAGCCTCTTTGATGCGTCACtgagtagttcacacataaagattggcgAGCGCTGATCACTCGCTGATTTTCCCTCGATCACAGCCTGACCTGTCGGCCAGCTCGTTAACttgcaaatcgggcttaaaatcctgtagtgtaaacttggcattatgtgtataaatgtgtttgaatgtgtattttactctgtgttgagttatttttgcCATGTGCTCCGTCTCTCCCTCACTCTGCTTGCCTTGCAGTTAATTAGCCACACCAGTTGCTCGTAAGGAGTGTGCTGCAGAGCTACCACTATAAGAGAGCAGAGTGAACACTGCTTGGAGAGGTTCATTTCTCCCCTGTGCCAGACTtgtgtggggttttttttgttttgtttttttgttttgtttttctgtttttggcaATTGAATGTAAAACTGGTTTGTTGACTTTTGAATTTAAGTTAGTTTGCACACCTTGTGGTTTGTGTGTGCTCTGGTGTCAAAACAGCGTTGCAGGCCTTTTGTTATCAggtagtgattttttttttctttctaacaTTGTTTCAGTATTAAAAGGTATTGTATTTTTCTTATATTAAATCTTTTTGTTATGGGAAGCTGTAGGGAGGGGGTGCCACTTTTGTAATATGTTTATCCCTGTTTTTGGTTAGGCTTCCCTCCACTCCCTGGctatgttgtttttcttttatctgcATAGGTCATTTAGTTCTCCTTCCAATAGTTAGTAacccttttgtttgttgttttggctAGCCCCTCTCCTGAAGATTGTTTGCTTCCATTTTCTTTGcttaactaaaatatataacttTAATTTGCATCATTGAGTGGCTGACTCCCATTTCTGGGGCAGAGGACTGAAGGGAATCCTCCATATTTTTTGGTTTACGTTTCTCCTTTTTGGTTTAATTTAATCCTGTTACAGTCTCCCAACCCTAGACTGGGAGAACTTGTAACACTATTgaccttttattattaaaaaaaggaCAATGCCTCTCATATGCCCAAATTTCCTGTTTAATTAGGAAAccttttaacatatttaaatgaaaagagACTCACATCGGTAGAGGTGGCTCCAGGCTGGCAGAAAAGCCATGTAGAGGGCGACATCTCCCACGGTGGGGTACGACTTAAAGATGGAGATGATGGCAATCTGCATGAAGATGAGGAACACTGGATGCTCCCTGTTTGAATGAAGTTTTTACCCATAAGAGTGCTATACATGTTAAATGAATGCATTGCTTTATGTATTGCTCATGTTCAGCCATATGCAGGACCTACTTGAGTTTGATGGAAAGCGGGATGGTGTAAAAAAAGACGTTGATCTGGAAGACGCAGATGAAGAAGAGACGAAAGTGCTCAAACATCTCTGCGAAGAAGTACCAGAAGAGACCAATGTTTGGAGTGAGGTCTGGAACAGAAAATCtgtggaaaacacacacacaaacatactatagatatctgaataataaacaaGTATTTGATGAATCATAACAGAGTGTGATATATGACTGCTGACTGACATGAATCCATAGACAGAAGGGAAGAAGTCCCAGGAGCCCAGGAGGAAGAAAGAGAGTCCAGTGATCACCACCAGACTGCCCACATATATGAACGCATACTGAAGAGTGAAGAACCAGAAACTACTTCTCCTCAGGTTCACTGGGATATACAAcctctgaaagagagagagagagttcatTTTGGTCATCAGTGACTGTTTACATGCACCCTCATAATGTGGCTGTAATAAGATTTAGACATTACAATTAAACTTCACTTCATGTAAacaaatggtggttgaaatgaAGACAGTTTTACTCGTGTCACCGAAAAAATCCAACACGTCCATAgaaatgtgttttgcatttgaTGTAAGTATATTAAAGAAGTGGCCATTAACACACCTACTATATGTGAGTTTATCATTTGTGCTGCTGTGCATATGGGTATGTGAATAATGGCGGTAAAAATAACCACAATTCTTAGTGAATAAACagaataatgaaaattgcatgtaaacgGGAGTGAAGAGGTTTGCTTGTGTCATGTAAACCTCTTAATGCAGTTAAGTCCTTACTCTgataattgaaaataataccATTATTTGTGCACAAGTAAATGTAGTCATGGTCATGTAAATGGTGTCTGCAGTAGTCTGAGTGCAAACTCTCACCTGCAGGAGGAACAGTAACGCAGGAGCAAACAGGGTCAGAGGATAGATGGATTGATATGTGGCCAAGGCCAAAAATATCCCGCTCAACAAGGCACTACCTAAAAAAGTAAAGACAACAACACCATATACAGTAAACCTGTACAGCAATAGACAAAATGTCATGCTCTATAAATAGTAGTTACATATGACCTGCTGTTCATTTCTTAATATTCAAAGACTGTTGAAGATAAATGCGTTTCTGATTGGTGTGTGCTGATCTCAGTCATTCCTGAATAAGACTGGTGACCCAAAAACAAGACACTCTCACTGAGATGCTTTATAACCATTACAACTTCTTTGCATATTATacagtacaatttaaaattttgggGCTGCTAAGAggattttgaaagaaatctcttatgctcatccaGGATGGattgatttgattaaaaatacagtaaaaacagcaatattgtcaaatattattacaatttaaaataactgttttctatttgagtatattttaaaatgtaatttattcctctgatacaaatctgaattttcggcatcattactccagtcttcagtgtcacatgatccttcagaaatcattctattatgctgatttgctgctcaagaaacatttcttattattattaatgttgaaaacagttgttttcaggattcttgatggatagaaatttttaaaaagaacagcatttatttcaaatagaattcttttgtaacaatttaaagTCTTTActgatcaatttaacacatccttgctaaataaaagtattaatttcattaaaaaaaaaatcttattgacctcTAACTTTTGAATAATAGTGTACatgcaaatgcaaaaaatgtttgtatagTGGGTCTATGATATCAAGACGCAATGTCAAGACTACAGTCCCAATACTAGCATACTGTTTCGCTACAGACTCAGAAGTATGTACTTCACCAGCAAAGTGCTTTGGATGCAAAGCAGaaagttttgattttaaaaaagtttggcCCATCTTTAAGTGCACTAAGAGAACACTCACCTTTTAATGTACAGAGAATGAAGAGCGCAATAATGGCATTGTTCAGCCCACAAGTCGACTTTGCCACACAAGACAGGATGGTGAAGGGGTTCAACAGATAACTGCAAGACAAATGAAAATGCATGCTTTCATTTTCTGGCTGAAAACTTATTGTTACTttactttaaatgaaaaaagtgaTTGCATAGTCTTGATTTAAAGCTTGATCAGAACTTACAACATGGCAACTTTGAGGGGGATGTAAAACATCTCCTTGGGAGAGCGGAGGAGCTCCAAACAGTCGGCGGGATACCGGTCCGATTCCAAAGCATATTTCTGTTTTCTAAACTACAAAATACACCATGATGCAAGACATTTTAAtctatcaaaaaataaaactttaaatacaaaaaaaaaaataataacaataacaaagcATAATAAATTAATAGGCTCTAACttctgaaacacacaaatatcAACAAAAAACAAGACATAACTTACCACATTCTTGTTATAAGTCTGGATTGACAGATAAAGAGCCACTGCTGTGATTCCATCTGCTATCTGATGACAATGTTATATGAGTAAATTTACACGAGTGAAATTTGCAcaagaacacaaacacagaacTTACGATCTATCATTCAAACACACTTTCTGCATCTTCAACATCTTGTTATAGGTTGTTATGTTATCTTTTCAtcctcacacactcactctcacttCAATCACTCTAATCTTTTTTGTTGGAAATTCACAGAAAACTGGAAAATTGCATAGTAAATCACATTTGGGATTGTCGCCACCACTTGCCTTTTTTGCATGGTCCAATGATGTAAGAAAACAGGAaagacaaacaacaaaataaggacttaCCATAAAAACAAGCTCTGCATAGTCCACCACAAAATGAAAGAGGTATATGACAAGGGGTGTCTGGAagaaataatcataaaaaagcTGATATCTGACTGTAGAACTgaaaatttaaagaaaattgaTCAAGCACATACACATACTGATTGTGTAAATCAAATAGAACTTACTTCATGAAATATATCTCCTGAGTAAGGCGAGACCCCAAGATCCAACAAGGCAAGACCCTCCACAACTGTTTAATCCACAAATCAATCACATTATGCATTTAACAACTAAAGCAAATAAGACCATTTACCATTGCATGAcctttaaaaagatatttttcatgacATATAAACAATGACAGCACTGTCCTACAGTGTGACATGATATACTCCTTCTAATACATTTTACACAACAATTCTTGTATAATTATTACACAtacagtttaaaagaacagcatgtattatattaattagaatatttatagttttaaattgtctttttttacaCCACAGAATTacttaaatggaaaaaaaaatgttgatgcTAATGTTGATGAaggaaataaaacaattaaattaaatacaaattaaaatgtatatttatttgaattatatgtatttataattaaaataataactcaATCACACATGGGGTTGTGAAATTACTAATGTCAAGTCTGTAAGGTCAAAAATCACATCACTTCAATGTGGACTACAGTTTATCAATATTTTCcacaatgtttaaatataacatGGATGATggtcacatgaaaaaaaatcaaacttaaGAGCAATTTGcagtaatactgtaaataaatattaaggTGGGTGCCACAACAAGCTGTGGAGTCCAAAATTGCATATTCCATTGATGCTGAATATTTGAGATGAGATATTACAGTAAACTATAAcgttattaacaataattaactTATAAATACAGCATGAAAACATGATGTGTTGTCAATATCTTTAAAGCAAGTCTTCATTTGACAGCTCAGCGTTGAGGCTACCATGCAAGAACAAATCATCAATATACATCTTTCCCATACAGAAAATATACACGAACAAACCTCGTTTCCACGCATTCAAAGGCGACACTACCTCGACCCTTTCTGAAATTAATTCTGCCAAACTGGATCGGAATAAAACGGCTCTTATTGTCACAGCCACTATGATCAGGAGTGTTAAAGGAGCCGCCATTTTTGTCGCGAGGAAGAAACTGTCAGCGCGACGCactctgggaaatgtagttcacAACCTCCTTCCTGCTCAAAGATTCATAAAGGAGAAAATGGAAGCTTAGTTAGTAGGAGCAATAAAGGAATTTATGAAAGTTGATTAAATGTATCTAAGTTACAACTCTGTCCTGAAGTGAAATTTGCAGATTTTTAATCACACACTATTGCATATTCCATGACTGTGTCTGTAACCTATAGGCTAATGTTATTCACTGGTCTGAGAGACTTATCTGTATTCCGCTACATTCACAGTTTCTTCTTTCCTATTAAGGGTATTAGTAATTGGTAGGCTAGTACATTCACAAAACTAGCCTATTTGTATGCTACCGATGTCcaaacaaaatgcaaatgttAAGACTTTACGAATTGACTTTCACTACACCTAAAAAGTGTTCCATCTATTCTAGACATATATTTACTCATCTAAAATAATAACTTTCATAATGAAATTAGCACAAAATGTATCCTACATTTGTATATTTTCTCCTTCATTGTAATGCATTTGACAATAATTTAATACAGTTGCTCAACAAACCATTTGGTAACCATGTAACATTTGGTAAGCATTTTCAACTGGCAGGACTTTTGTTTTGTAGTAAAGCGTCTAAATTACACATTTGGGTTGTACGGTATACGCTACTACGGTAACATCGCGATACTAAAGCTTCAAAATACTGGCGAtgccactgttttttttttaaacggtaGTATGGTCAATACGGTAGTACCGTACGTAATGTTGTATGTGCTGCAGTTACACTATTTAAAACGTTAATTTGAAAACTTGCAGctgcaaaatatttatttaaaatattctcataacattatttatacaattGCAAAGCATTATTACCACCTCTGAGCAGCATAAACCGTCAGTATAAATACATCTAGGCTAAATGTCActtcagatgcaacttctgtGCCACTTCTGCAATGCTGAGATAGATTTTGTTTACACTGATTTAATTCAATTGGTAACAATTTATTTTCATCAATAAAGTATTCTGAGGAAAATCTAGTTTAATAGTTTTCAGTTAAATCTATGTATCATATAAATCTAGGTTATCGTGATACTTCAGCTGATgcctaatatttatttatttttttttattttttttacaatacagaacTATTTAGTTGAACTGCCAAAATATAAcctatataaatacaataacataaatctgtatttaaataaataaataaataaaatcacaaattaATTCTTGTTATAATATTGCCAGCGTGAACATTATTCAGAACAATTCTTTTTGTCTTCTAAAGCCATGCAAGTCTGTATCGACTAATGACAGATGAACTTAAAAACATTGTCAAAAAAAATGTGGTGCAGGATTTCAAACCGACCACAAGATGGCAGTAGATGAACACTCAATACTAGCTCCTGTTCATAAACCAACAAGGGCATAAGATGGTAAACGAGTCTCTTATTACCAAAGACCATGCCCGAACTACCCTTAAGcgtataaaacatttttttcccatatGCAATACAGCTTTTATGTCCCATACAGTATTACTGAACATATCAAGGCCATGCTGACCCAGAAAGAGTCCCATTACACaggtcaagaaacatttatggaTACAATGTCACATTATGGAGAACCCGTGTCTGTATAATGTGGCACATCAGCCAGTGAAGGCTAAATTGAGTTGATGGGAAGATGACTAGAGCGTGTGTCAGAGGATTACTGAGTGTGTCATAAACCAGAGAATCAGGTAATTTAAAGATGCGACTATGAGCTTGCTGCGCACAGGATTGTGGGTCTCAGCGGGGGAAGCGGCAAAGTTCAAGGTCCGAACCAAGAGAGGTGATGTTGGTCTGGGAATGTAATGAAGTCGGGGAGGATAGCGCATTAAATCCTTTCCCCCGAGACACACGGTCTGCCCCTCTTTCTCGCTCAGGGCAGGCCTGGAACGGGCCGGTGAGTGGATAAAGATTATCGAGCAACCGTGTTGACCGACACTGAAGAGTGGCCAAAGCACCAGGCCAGGTAACAGCTTGAGAGAAGCTGAGCAGTGAGTCAGCGAGATGTGGATAGAAAAGGATTAGAAAAGAGAAAGTTCAGGAAGAGAAGAGTGACCttagaaagagaaagaaataagaaagtgtgactgaaatacatttttaatatagcATGCTGAGCTTCGTGTTCTGTTGAGATTCCCAGAGACCCCAATTAATCtgtatttcattttcaaatacttttataTGCTCCCCTGAACTAATCAAAACTCAGCAGATAGATATTATTGAAGCTTTATTCCTCTGTTGATCATAAAGCATGCATCTTTTAATattggtctaatattttttctgtttgtgcTCAAATGGACCCTGAAACACATTGTAGAAATACAATAAACAGGATAAATAATGAgaatttattcatgttttaactaatatattttgtttatttaaatataatatgtttAGATACGGGGTTATTGTTAACCAATAGCCAAATACACTGTCAAAAGGGAattgagaaaacttaaaaattcAATGCAACCTGATGCATTCATTGCATTCATAGGTTTTCTCTCaactattttattaaaaactgcTCTAAATAACTCTACTAATTTTGTCCATTTAAACTCCATTGACTAAATGCCTCATTCAGCCAGTAAACTCAAGGCAACTACAGACATTTTGTTCAAATTTTAAACTAATGACATAAATGcatctatttatatatatatatatat
This window harbors:
- the pigu gene encoding phosphatidylinositol glycan anchor biosynthesis class U protein, translating into MAAPLTLLIIVAVTIRAVLFRSSLAELISERVEVVSPLNAWKRVVEGLALLDLGVSPYSGDIFHETPLVIYLFHFVVDYAELVFMIADGITAVALYLSIQTYNKNVFRKQKYALESDRYPADCLELLRSPKEMFYIPLKVAMFYLLNPFTILSCVAKSTCGLNNAIIALFILCTLKGSALLSGIFLALATYQSIYPLTLFAPALLFLLQRLYIPVNLRRSSFWFFTLQYAFIYVGSLVVITGLSFFLLGSWDFFPSVYGFIFSVPDLTPNIGLFWYFFAEMFEHFRLFFICVFQINVFFYTIPLSIKLKEHPVFLIFMQIAIISIFKSYPTVGDVALYMAFLPAWSHLYRFLRNIFLVSCVLLACSALFPVLWHLWIYAGSANSNFYYAITLLFNFGQILLVSDYFYAYLRREHHLTHGLYLKKEDGTEATLVLK